One genomic region from Benincasa hispida cultivar B227 unplaced genomic scaffold, ASM972705v1 Contig601, whole genome shotgun sequence encodes:
- the LOC120069807 gene encoding loricrin-like, with the protein MLLDVNRKMLIYRRIAMLSFRCNFMDIDENNHIVVAFLQEKRRPTTQVNLAHDVEEAKHRHGGGSGGGSYGGGGEGSSGGGGSGGGGSGGGGYGGGGSGGGGQGGGGYGGGGHGGGGGGHGGGESGGGGSYGGGGKGGGGKGGGALVVSWARESHTQPTQDGQQVNLAHDVEEAKHRHGGAVAVAVMEEAAKGLVEEEDLAAVGQAAWLWRRWVCGGGQSVEGMAEEVTEWWRRSRRVESLAEEVAYGGGGKGGGGKGRHGR; encoded by the exons ATGCTGCTAGACGTGAATAGGAAAATGTTGATATACAGGCGCATTGCAATGCTCTCCTTTAGATGCAACTTTATGGACATTGACGAAAATAATCACATTGTCGTTGCCTTTTTGCAAGAGAAGCGTCGACCAACTACTCAGG TTAATCTAGCCCATGACGTAGAAGAGGCTAAACATAGACATGGTGGGGGCAGTGGCGGTGGCAGTTATGGAGGAGGCGGCGAAGGGTCTAGTGGAGGAGGAGGATCTGGCGGCGGTGGGTCAGGCGGCGGTGGCTATGGCGGAGGTGGGTCTGGTGGAGGCGGTCAAGGTGGTGGAGGGTATGGCGGAGGAGGTCACGGAGGTGGTGGAGGCGGTCACGGTGGTGGAGAGTCTGGCGGAGGAGGTAGCTATGGAGGAGGCGGAAAAGGAGGAGGCGGGAAAGGAGGAGGCG CTTTGGTTGTTTCGTGGGCTAGAGAATCCCACACACAACCTACCCAAGATGGCCAACAAG TTAATCTAGCCCATGACGTAGAAGAGGCTAAACATAGACATGGTGGGGCAGTGGCGGTGGCAGTTATGGAGGAGGCGGCGAAGGGTCTAGTGGAGGAGGAGGATCTGGCGGCGGTGGGTCAGGCGGCGTGGCTATGGCGGAGGTGGGTCTGTGGAGGCGGTCAAAGTGTGGAGGGTATGGCGGAAGAGGTCACGGAGTGGTGGAGGCGGTCACGGCGGGTGGAGAGTCTGGCGGAGGAGGTAGCTTATGGAGGAGGCGGAAAAGGAGGAGGCGGGAAAGGGAGGCACGGACGGTAA